The following coding sequences are from one Cenarchaeum symbiosum A window:
- a CDS encoding transcriptional regulator of a riboflavin/FAD biosynthetic operon (COG1339), producing the protein MGISQQAASQHLRELEDEGLITRNAEGKGISVMVTDKGRHELLRVYNILHDSLHSRPDHVEITGTLVSGMNEGAYYMSREGYTGQFQERLGYVPFPGTLNVDTDRKHGPEIARLDGMNGTIIDGFTDGKRSYGWVKCFAGTLNGTIPCHLIRLERTHHGSSTVELISKLDIRKETGLDDGGKITIRIPLEQED; encoded by the coding sequence ATGGGCATATCCCAGCAGGCAGCATCCCAGCACCTCCGGGAGCTCGAAGACGAGGGCCTGATAACCAGAAACGCCGAAGGCAAGGGCATATCCGTAATGGTGACAGACAAGGGCCGCCATGAGCTGCTCCGCGTATACAATATACTCCACGACAGCCTCCACTCGAGGCCGGACCATGTAGAGATCACGGGGACGCTCGTATCGGGCATGAACGAAGGGGCCTATTACATGTCTAGAGAAGGGTATACCGGGCAGTTCCAAGAGCGCCTGGGCTATGTGCCGTTTCCCGGCACCCTAAACGTGGATACGGACAGAAAGCACGGCCCAGAGATCGCCCGGCTCGACGGCATGAACGGCACCATAATCGACGGGTTTACAGACGGAAAGAGAAGCTATGGATGGGTCAAGTGCTTTGCGGGAACTCTAAACGGGACAATACCGTGCCATTTGATAAGATTAGAGAGGACACACCATGGCTCATCTACCGTCGAGCTTATCTCAAAGCTCGATATCCGCAAGGAGACCGGCCTGGATGACGGCGGAAAAATCACCATAAGGATACCCCTTGAACAGGAAGACTAG
- a CDS encoding bacterial-type DNA primase (COG0358): MGAIYGQTEGLLGPEMNLNELQRLSKIGRIDATARQAVNKTHGSVLVPTSTDIDTCALIAASIESIDKVGPFDCKFSLESIDDVRAAKKDDIVRRAKEIKQKWVTKTVSEGDTMLKDVHEGASHGKVQSFGPAKLACSPGIHSSNWIILVEGRADVINLLRAGYDNALAIEGAKIDESIKEICDSKDRVVAFMDGDRSGGFILKELKTLVSVDESIRADPDTEVEELTPQRIAEILDPIAAKIREELEPAKLKDEADKPIAEVASSIYPGLNETLEAVALDDDRKEAFRVPISELVTKLSKQSGLKYLVLDGIVTQRLLEAARNAGVKCVIGHRSAKLANSHGLTIKSFGELGVS, translated from the coding sequence ATGGGTGCCATCTACGGACAGACCGAGGGTCTGCTTGGTCCGGAGATGAACCTAAACGAGCTTCAGCGACTGTCCAAAATAGGCAGGATAGATGCCACCGCGCGCCAGGCCGTCAACAAGACGCACGGCAGTGTCCTTGTGCCCACTAGCACCGACATAGATACATGCGCCCTGATTGCCGCATCGATAGAGAGCATAGACAAGGTGGGGCCATTTGACTGCAAGTTCAGCCTCGAATCGATAGACGATGTAAGGGCGGCAAAAAAGGACGATATCGTCCGGCGCGCAAAGGAGATAAAACAGAAATGGGTCACAAAGACGGTAAGCGAGGGAGATACCATGCTCAAGGATGTGCACGAAGGGGCAAGCCACGGCAAGGTCCAGTCGTTCGGCCCGGCAAAACTTGCCTGCAGCCCCGGAATACACTCCTCCAACTGGATAATCCTGGTAGAGGGCAGGGCGGATGTGATAAACCTACTTCGCGCAGGCTATGACAATGCTTTGGCCATAGAGGGTGCCAAGATAGACGAATCGATAAAGGAAATATGCGATTCCAAGGACAGAGTGGTGGCATTCATGGATGGAGACAGGTCGGGTGGCTTTATCCTAAAGGAGCTCAAGACGCTAGTCAGCGTAGATGAGAGCATCCGCGCAGACCCGGATACCGAAGTAGAAGAGCTCACCCCACAGAGGATAGCCGAGATACTAGACCCGATAGCGGCAAAGATCAGAGAAGAGCTTGAACCTGCAAAGCTAAAAGACGAAGCGGACAAGCCGATAGCCGAGGTCGCATCATCGATATACCCCGGGTTAAACGAGACGCTCGAGGCAGTGGCTCTTGACGATGACAGAAAGGAGGCGTTTCGCGTGCCGATAAGCGAGCTGGTGACAAAGCTGTCAAAACAGTCCGGGCTAAAATACCTGGTATTAGACGGGATAGTCACCCAGAGATTGCTAGAGGCTGCAAGAAACGCCGGCGTAAAATGCGTTATAGGGCACAGGTCCGCCAAGCTTGCAAACTCGCACGGGCTGACTATCAAGTCGTTTGGCGAGCTTGGCGTCTCATGA
- a CDS encoding diphthamide biosynthesis methyltransferase (COG1798) has product MLWFVGMGLAGAGSIPADAKNVIEQAEMVYLEGFTSIVTESDERALEEMAGGKIIPARRWMVEDGKEILDNARTKKVVLVSYGDPYTATTHIELRTRAAELNIPTGSIHAASILASAVGECGLHHYKMGRTATVTRDPRAASTPYRIIYENLVSGSHTVLLLEYDQDGGFFLDPGDALGLLIEYEKEQRRGVITDELFAVIASRIGMKGQSIVAGRISSLKGYDFGAPPHAVIIPGGLHFTESEALSASAKCLDAPSDNSERMPSIPQQMVKKYVPMVRDAMKTIEALEDNPPEYGHVLENAGHYLRDAEEFMGKGEGELAVLSVGYADGLVDALRMARGIDRVQ; this is encoded by the coding sequence ATGCTCTGGTTTGTCGGCATGGGGCTGGCGGGAGCAGGGTCAATTCCGGCCGACGCAAAAAATGTTATAGAACAAGCCGAGATGGTATACCTGGAGGGATTTACCAGCATAGTCACAGAATCCGACGAGCGTGCACTAGAAGAGATGGCCGGCGGCAAAATCATCCCGGCAAGGCGGTGGATGGTAGAAGATGGAAAAGAGATACTGGATAATGCGCGCACAAAAAAAGTGGTGTTGGTATCCTACGGGGATCCGTATACTGCCACCACCCACATCGAGCTTAGGACCCGTGCTGCCGAATTGAATATCCCGACTGGCTCAATACATGCTGCATCGATACTGGCATCTGCAGTTGGCGAGTGCGGTCTCCACCATTACAAAATGGGCAGGACTGCCACTGTAACCCGCGATCCGCGGGCTGCATCCACCCCGTACAGAATAATATACGAGAATCTTGTATCGGGGAGCCACACGGTCCTGCTTCTAGAATATGACCAGGACGGGGGCTTTTTCCTTGACCCGGGGGATGCGCTGGGCCTCCTGATTGAATATGAAAAGGAGCAAAGAAGGGGCGTCATAACAGACGAATTGTTTGCCGTGATAGCCTCTAGAATAGGCATGAAAGGGCAGTCGATAGTGGCGGGCCGCATATCGTCCCTGAAAGGGTATGACTTTGGGGCCCCTCCCCATGCAGTGATAATCCCCGGGGGCCTGCACTTTACAGAATCAGAGGCGCTGTCGGCCTCTGCCAAATGTCTCGATGCCCCGTCGGATAATTCTGAGCGCATGCCAAGCATACCACAGCAGATGGTCAAAAAGTATGTCCCCATGGTAAGAGACGCAATGAAAACAATAGAGGCTCTAGAGGACAACCCTCCAGAGTATGGCCATGTACTGGAGAATGCGGGGCACTATCTCCGGGATGCTGAGGAGTTCATGGGCAAAGGAGAGGGCGAGCTGGCCGTGCTCAGCGTGGGATACGCGGACGGCCTGGTGGACGCGCTAAGAATGGCGCGCGGGATAGACAGGGTGCAATGA
- a CDS encoding conserved hypothetical protein (COG0316) codes for MATEQTTKMVTVTEKAAAKIKEFMSEEGEQSQYLRVYVQGGGCSGLSYGMGFEKTAEEDDTVIEESGVKLLVDSYSQDHLNGASVDYIESLMGSGFKINNPNVTKSCSCGHSFSTE; via the coding sequence ATGGCAACAGAACAGACCACCAAAATGGTAACGGTCACAGAAAAGGCCGCAGCCAAGATCAAGGAATTCATGTCAGAAGAAGGCGAACAGTCCCAGTACCTCCGGGTTTACGTCCAGGGGGGAGGCTGTTCCGGCCTATCCTATGGCATGGGCTTTGAAAAGACTGCCGAGGAGGACGACACCGTCATAGAGGAATCCGGTGTAAAACTCCTCGTTGACAGCTACAGTCAGGACCACCTGAACGGGGCCAGCGTTGACTATATCGAGAGCCTGATGGGCTCTGGGTTCAAGATCAACAACCCCAACGTTACCAAGTCATGCTCCTGCGGTCACTCATTCAGCACTGAATAA
- a CDS encoding cytidylyltransferase (COG0615): protein MDAIDNLILSSIYVSSLDGSEPLAAARKSMIPEDMLQERMASLASRGAIENNALTELGRSSLRVVFAGGVFDIIHPGHIHTLNAAKKLGDILVVTVATDSTVKKMKKHAPLHTQEQRKDLVSSLHMVDLCLVGDERDMFRTVEKVRPDVIALGYDQVHQEKYVTDGCSKLGLSIAVARLQSPVPEISSSTIEKEYGEAIHDT from the coding sequence TTGGACGCCATAGACAATCTGATACTCTCGTCGATCTACGTGTCGTCACTTGACGGCTCGGAGCCCCTGGCTGCCGCCCGCAAGAGCATGATACCCGAGGATATGCTCCAGGAGAGGATGGCCTCGCTTGCATCCAGGGGGGCGATAGAGAATAACGCGCTTACAGAGCTTGGCAGGTCGTCTCTCCGGGTGGTCTTTGCCGGGGGCGTATTCGATATCATACACCCGGGGCACATACATACCTTGAACGCGGCAAAAAAGCTCGGCGACATACTGGTGGTGACTGTCGCCACCGACAGCACCGTAAAAAAGATGAAAAAGCACGCCCCCCTGCATACACAAGAGCAGAGGAAGGATCTCGTCTCTTCTTTACACATGGTGGACTTGTGCCTGGTAGGGGACGAGCGGGACATGTTTCGGACTGTAGAAAAGGTCCGGCCTGATGTCATAGCTTTAGGCTATGACCAGGTACACCAGGAGAAGTACGTTACAGACGGGTGCTCCAAGCTGGGCCTATCCATTGCTGTAGCCAGGCTGCAGTCGCCAGTGCCGGAGATATCAAGCTCGACGATAGAAAAAGAGTACGGCGAGGCCATACACGACACCTAG